A single window of Nocardia sp. NBC_01327 DNA harbors:
- a CDS encoding IS3 family transposase (programmed frameshift), producing MGSPGPRGDEPKRRRAFSAADKLAYLQAYEQAIEHGDGGGYLRREGLYSSQISEWRKQRDAGVLSGKKPGEKVGKLTAEQAEIARLTAELARANKRLVTTEAALDIMGKAHALLESLSERADFRRAAQKALTTAYMSLTDAGAGTRRAAVLTGLVRSTANRRRKAAAAPSSGVPQPVSDPVNKLSEFERRAILEKLGSAGFVDLAPLQVFAQLLDEGTYLCSVSTMYRVLGENKQVKERRRLARHPAKVCPELVATAPRQVYSWDITKLAGPVKGQYFDAYVMIDIYSRYIVGVHVHNHESGVLATELMKEIFGVHGIPQVVHADRGTSMTSKSVAALLADLEVTRSHSRPRVSNDNPFSEALFKTLKYGPEFPERFRSLTEARQFMDSFAGWYNHQHRHTGIGLHTPADVHYGLATDKAAARQAVLAQARARHPHRFGTTTAPKILDLPETVWINRPADDATQEADTTAA from the exons TGGGTTCTCCAGGGCCGCGTGGTGACGAGCCGAAGCGGCGGCGTGCGTTCAGCGCAGCGGACAAGTTGGCGTATCTGCAGGCCTACGAGCAGGCGATCGAACACGGCGACGGTGGCGGGTATCTGCGCCGAGAAGGGCTGTATTCCTCGCAGATCAGCGAGTGGCGCAAGCAGCGCGACGCGGGGGTCCTCTCCGGTAAGAAACCGGGTGAGAAGGTCGGTAAACTGACCGCTGAGCAAGCCGAAATCGCACGTCTGACAGCGGAATTAGCGCGTGCCAACAAACGTCTCGTCACTACCGAGGCCGCCCTGGACATCATGGGAAAAGCACACGCTCTCTTGGAATCTCTCTCCGAGAGAGCGGATT TCCGACGAGCAGCGCAGAAGGCGTTGACCACCGCGTACATGTCGTTGACCGATGCCGGAGCCGGTACTCGGCGTGCGGCGGTATTGACGGGACTGGTGCGTTCCACCGCGAACCGCCGCCGTAAGGCCGCCGCGGCACCGAGTTCGGGTGTACCGCAACCGGTTTCAGATCCGGTGAACAAGCTCTCCGAGTTCGAGCGACGCGCGATCCTGGAGAAACTGGGCAGTGCCGGGTTCGTCGATCTGGCGCCGTTGCAGGTCTTCGCCCAGCTCCTGGACGAGGGCACCTACCTGTGTTCGGTGTCCACGATGTATCGGGTGTTAGGGGAAAACAAGCAGGTCAAGGAGCGGCGCCGGTTGGCGCGGCATCCGGCCAAGGTGTGTCCGGAGTTGGTCGCCACCGCACCGAGGCAGGTGTATTCGTGGGACATCACCAAGCTCGCCGGCCCGGTCAAGGGACAGTATTTCGATGCCTACGTGATGATCGACATCTACTCCCGTTACATCGTCGGGGTCCATGTTCACAATCATGAATCCGGTGTTCTGGCAACGGAATTGATGAAAGAGATCTTCGGGGTCCACGGGATTCCGCAGGTAGTGCACGCCGATCGGGGCACGTCGATGACGTCCAAATCGGTCGCCGCTCTGCTCGCCGATCTCGAGGTCACCCGCTCGCATTCACGGCCACGGGTATCCAATGACAACCCCTTTTCGGAGGCGCTGTTCAAGACTCTGAAATACGGTCCAGAGTTCCCCGAACGTTTCCGATCACTCACCGAGGCACGACAATTCATGGATTCCTTCGCCGGGTGGTACAACCACCAACACCGCCACACCGGCATCGGTTTACACACCCCCGCCGACGTTCACTACGGGCTGGCCACCGACAAGGCCGCCGCCCGCCAAGCCGTGCTCGCCCAGGCCCGCGCCCGCCACCCACACCGCTTCGGCACCACCACGGCACCGAAGATCCTTGACCTACCCGAGACCGTCTGGATCAACCGACCAGCCGACGACGCCACCCAGGAGGCCGACACGACAGCCGCTTAA
- a CDS encoding CPBP family intramembrane glutamic endopeptidase: protein MAQRRQAVKELWYFLPATYLGAWVVTTPLWLNGFRRSAPSQHANSLAQACLFTMMLVPAVVAIALTLRRHPWRGVPRVLALGLPRPRRRVIVQCLCATAALPAITLAGLIPATLLGAYHPVWPESWWPVLALPVSAVVSIPLYLGEEIGWQGYMMPRLTLRFGTTTGICLGGVLWGLWHLPMTALGGSYPGHPLYVAVPAAVAVAVGAGALIAVIRIHTHSVWPAVTAHLGLNEFALPLPQLTSAPDHVPDPLFVGPLGLLTLPILIITAAAALFTVKGRRGQKIR from the coding sequence GTGGCCCAGCGAAGACAGGCCGTGAAAGAGCTGTGGTATTTCCTCCCCGCGACATACCTCGGAGCCTGGGTGGTGACCACACCGCTGTGGCTGAACGGATTTCGCCGGTCAGCGCCCTCGCAGCACGCGAATTCGCTGGCACAGGCGTGCCTGTTCACCATGATGCTCGTCCCCGCGGTGGTGGCGATCGCCCTGACACTGCGACGGCACCCGTGGCGCGGCGTGCCACGGGTGCTCGCACTCGGACTGCCCCGTCCACGCCGGCGCGTGATCGTCCAATGCCTGTGCGCGACTGCCGCATTGCCGGCGATCACGCTGGCCGGACTGATTCCCGCGACACTGCTGGGCGCCTATCATCCGGTCTGGCCCGAGTCCTGGTGGCCGGTGCTGGCTCTGCCGGTGTCGGCGGTGGTGTCGATTCCGCTGTACCTCGGCGAGGAGATCGGCTGGCAGGGGTACATGATGCCGCGGTTGACACTTCGCTTCGGCACCACAACCGGCATCTGCCTCGGGGGTGTGCTGTGGGGCCTGTGGCACCTGCCGATGACGGCCCTCGGCGGCAGTTATCCGGGGCACCCGCTCTATGTCGCCGTACCGGCAGCCGTGGCGGTGGCGGTGGGCGCCGGCGCCTTGATCGCGGTGATCCGGATCCATACGCATTCGGTCTGGCCCGCCGTCACGGCCCATCTCGGTTTGAACGAATTCGCACTCCCCCTGCCGCAGCTCACCTCGGCGCCGGACCACGTGCCCGATCCCCTCTTCGTCGGCCCCCTGGGATTGCTCACCCTGCCGATCCTGATCATCACCGCAGCAGCGGCTTTGTTCACCGTCAAGGGCCGCCGCGGCCAGAAAATTCGGTGA
- a CDS encoding sensor histidine kinase translates to MPVALWWERIRFAGVSSVVTLGRGLYAVIAVPVLLYTSVTCVVGIGFVLVPPQLWLLGRIGDAERKRLARVAEGPEFPIGRPFRWLPSLVSDRTVWRELRWAVVMLFAGTVLGLLGVAIFLLPVMSFAAIWLWWLFPPHDPIRVVANVPITGWWSAFTVGIAQTVITAAVAIVCGPLVARAGLWVSRAGLRPSAKYQLAQEITVLRSSRSGAVDAHAADLRRIERDLHDGTQAHLVSLALRLGLALRVLQRDPAAVAPLLEQARSGAEAAMSDLRTVLRTTYPPILSDHGLDGALSAVAASCTVPTQVRVNVGAATPAAVEAAVYFVVTEALTNIARHSGARAASVDVRMVDGCIAVEVRDDGRGGVDESRGTGVSGMRRRVAALDGLLAVDSPPGGPTILRAACPCE, encoded by the coding sequence ATGCCAGTCGCGTTGTGGTGGGAACGGATCCGGTTCGCGGGTGTCTCCAGCGTGGTGACGCTGGGGCGCGGGCTGTACGCCGTGATCGCGGTGCCGGTGCTGCTCTATACGTCTGTCACCTGCGTCGTCGGGATCGGATTCGTGCTGGTGCCGCCGCAATTGTGGTTGCTCGGACGGATCGGTGATGCCGAGCGGAAACGGCTGGCTCGAGTGGCGGAGGGGCCCGAATTTCCCATCGGCAGACCATTTCGGTGGCTGCCGTCGCTTGTCTCGGACCGAACGGTGTGGCGTGAACTCCGCTGGGCCGTCGTCATGCTCTTTGCCGGGACTGTGCTCGGCCTGCTGGGTGTCGCGATCTTCCTCCTGCCTGTCATGTCGTTTGCGGCGATTTGGCTGTGGTGGTTGTTCCCGCCGCACGACCCGATCCGGGTTGTCGCGAATGTGCCGATCACTGGATGGTGGTCCGCGTTCACCGTGGGGATCGCGCAAACGGTGATCACGGCAGCGGTGGCCATCGTGTGCGGACCACTGGTCGCCCGCGCCGGTCTGTGGGTATCGCGGGCCGGGCTGCGGCCGAGTGCGAAATATCAGCTGGCGCAAGAGATCACGGTGCTTCGCAGCAGTCGGTCCGGCGCCGTCGACGCGCACGCGGCCGACCTGCGCCGCATCGAACGCGACCTGCATGATGGCACGCAAGCGCATCTGGTCTCCCTCGCGCTTCGCCTTGGCCTGGCTCTGCGTGTGCTGCAACGTGATCCGGCGGCGGTCGCGCCGCTGCTGGAGCAGGCGCGATCGGGCGCGGAAGCGGCGATGAGTGATCTGCGGACAGTTTTGCGCACCACCTACCCGCCGATTCTGTCCGATCACGGACTCGACGGCGCGCTGTCCGCAGTGGCGGCGAGCTGCACGGTGCCGACCCAGGTGCGCGTAAATGTCGGCGCGGCCACGCCTGCAGCGGTGGAGGCGGCAGTGTATTTCGTTGTCACCGAGGCGCTTACCAATATCGCCCGGCATTCCGGAGCCCGTGCCGCGAGCGTCGACGTGCGCATGGTCGACGGGTGCATTGCCGTCGAGGTGCGCGACGACGGCCGCGGCGGCGTCGATGAATCCAGGGGGACAGGGGTTTCCGGTATGCGACGACGTGTGGCGGCGCTCGACGGCCTGCTCGCCGTCGACAGCCCACCCGGCGGACCCACAATCCTGCGGGCGGCGTGCCCATGCGAATAG
- a CDS encoding response regulator transcription factor, with protein MRIVIAEDNVVLAQGLVLLLRAEGHEVAAVTTDGDSFVDAVLEHRPDVTIVDVRLPPTFRHEGIRAALRVRSLVPGQPVLVFSQYVEHSYARDLLRAGAGVGYLLKDRVARVEDFLRALHHIAEGGTVMDPEVLDQLITRHDPVATLTAREREVLELMAQGYANSEIARLLTVTDRAIHKHIGNIFTKLDLPAEDTGHRRVLAVLAYLSR; from the coding sequence ATGCGAATAGTGATCGCCGAGGACAATGTCGTTCTCGCACAAGGGCTTGTGCTGCTGCTGCGCGCCGAGGGCCACGAGGTCGCGGCCGTCACCACCGACGGCGACTCCTTCGTCGACGCCGTCCTGGAACATCGCCCCGACGTGACGATCGTCGACGTCCGGCTGCCGCCTACCTTCCGCCACGAGGGTATTCGCGCGGCGCTCCGGGTCCGTTCCCTCGTCCCCGGCCAGCCGGTCCTCGTCTTCTCCCAGTACGTCGAGCACAGTTACGCACGAGACCTGCTCCGCGCGGGCGCCGGCGTCGGCTACCTCCTGAAAGACCGCGTCGCCCGTGTCGAGGATTTCCTGCGCGCCCTGCACCACATCGCCGAGGGCGGAACCGTCATGGACCCAGAGGTTCTCGACCAGCTCATCACCCGCCACGACCCGGTCGCCACCCTCACCGCCAGAGAACGAGAAGTCCTCGAACTCATGGCCCAGGGCTACGCGAACAGCGAAATAGCCCGCCTCCTGACCGTCACCGACCGAGCCATCCACAAACACATCGGCAATATCTTCACCAAACTCGACCTCCCCGCCGAAGACACAGGCCACCGCCGAGTCCTGGCCGTTCTGGCCTACCTCAGCCGCTGA
- a CDS encoding fatty acid desaturase family protein: MDRRPVYYAIRLSLVGVAFVAGWVAVVLIGDSWWTLLVAGFMAVTFAQIALVMHDVAHRQVFRLRRPTELVGRLVGNAGIGLGYGWWQDKHTRHHANPNHEELDPDVAPDILVWSQRQARSSRGLARLIGRAQAYLFFPLLLLEGLNLHLAGVRALRNRSVKHRVLEGALLFGHFAVYLALLFAVLPADKALVFIAVHEGLFGLYMGCLFAPNHKGMPTLTGDDRPDYLRRQVLTSRNVRGGVLTDLALGGLNYQIEHHLFPSMPTPNLRRARLIVRDYCTEIGVPYHETGLISSYREALTHLHHVGAPLRTPDRRPDPEVPQHNR; this comes from the coding sequence ATGGACAGGCGTCCCGTCTATTACGCGATCCGGCTGAGCCTCGTCGGGGTCGCGTTCGTGGCCGGTTGGGTCGCTGTCGTCCTCATCGGGGATTCGTGGTGGACGCTGCTGGTCGCGGGGTTCATGGCGGTGACGTTCGCTCAGATCGCACTCGTCATGCATGATGTCGCGCACCGCCAGGTCTTCCGGCTCCGGCGGCCTACGGAGCTTGTCGGACGACTCGTCGGCAATGCCGGCATCGGTCTGGGTTACGGGTGGTGGCAGGACAAGCACACCCGGCATCACGCCAACCCGAACCACGAGGAGCTCGACCCCGATGTCGCGCCCGACATTCTGGTCTGGTCGCAACGGCAGGCACGGTCCAGCCGGGGTCTGGCCCGTCTCATCGGGCGGGCGCAGGCGTACCTGTTCTTTCCCCTGCTCTTGCTGGAGGGCCTGAACCTCCATCTGGCCGGCGTCCGTGCGCTCAGAAATCGATCGGTCAAACACCGCGTATTGGAGGGCGCACTGCTGTTCGGCCACTTCGCGGTCTACCTCGCCCTACTGTTCGCGGTGCTGCCCGCCGACAAGGCTCTCGTGTTCATTGCCGTCCACGAGGGCCTGTTCGGCCTGTACATGGGCTGCCTCTTCGCCCCGAACCACAAGGGCATGCCGACCTTGACCGGCGACGACCGTCCCGATTACCTCCGCCGCCAGGTGCTGACCTCGCGCAACGTCCGGGGTGGCGTGTTGACCGACCTCGCCCTCGGTGGCCTCAACTATCAGATCGAACATCACCTGTTCCCGAGCATGCCGACCCCGAACCTGCGACGCGCCCGGCTGATCGTCCGCGACTACTGCACCGAGATCGGCGTGCCGTACCACGAAACCGGCCTGATCTCCTCCTACCGCGAGGCACTGACCCACCTGCACCACGTCGGCGCTCCCCTCCGCACCCCCGATCGCCGCCCGGATCCCGAAGTGCCACAACACAATCGTTGA
- a CDS encoding RNA polymerase sigma factor, with protein sequence MVATNTRETAESADEADSADITAARPVKKAAAKKAPAKKAVAKKVAAKKAPAKKAPAKKAAAKKAGSKGEGDDGDVDVSADEESVDLADLGDLEVDETDLVEEDLAEDDAEEAETPAAGEEAEEAEEPTAKDKASGDFVWDEEESEALRQARKDAELTASADSVRAYLKQIGKVALLNAEEEVELAKRIEAGLYATEKLREFAEKGEKLTVQLRRDLQWIMRDGNRAKNHLLEANLRLVVSLAKRYTGRGMAFLDLIQEGNLGLIRAVEKFDYTKGYKFSTYATWWIRQAITRAMADQARTIRIPVHMVEVINKLGRIQRELLQDLGREPTPEELAKEMDITPEKVLEIQQYAREPISLDQTIGDEGDSQLGDFIEDSEAVVAVDAVSFTLLQDQLQSVLETLSEREAGVVRLRFGLTDGQPRTLDEIGQVYGVTRERIRQIESKTMSKLRHPSRSQVLRDYLD encoded by the coding sequence GTGGTAGCCACGAATACCCGAGAGACCGCCGAATCGGCCGACGAAGCCGACTCCGCAGACATCACCGCAGCACGGCCGGTCAAAAAGGCTGCCGCTAAGAAAGCCCCGGCCAAGAAGGCGGTGGCCAAAAAAGTCGCAGCCAAGAAGGCCCCTGCTAAAAAGGCTCCGGCCAAGAAGGCGGCTGCCAAGAAGGCCGGCAGCAAGGGCGAGGGCGACGACGGCGACGTCGATGTGAGCGCCGACGAAGAGTCGGTGGATCTCGCCGATCTCGGCGACCTGGAGGTCGATGAGACCGACCTGGTCGAGGAGGATCTCGCCGAGGACGATGCCGAAGAGGCCGAGACCCCGGCGGCGGGCGAGGAAGCCGAAGAGGCCGAGGAGCCCACCGCCAAGGACAAGGCGTCGGGCGACTTCGTCTGGGACGAGGAGGAATCCGAGGCCCTGCGGCAGGCTCGCAAGGACGCGGAGCTCACCGCTTCCGCCGACTCGGTGCGCGCCTACCTCAAGCAGATCGGCAAGGTCGCGCTGCTCAACGCGGAGGAGGAGGTCGAGCTGGCCAAGCGCATCGAGGCCGGCCTCTACGCCACCGAGAAGCTGCGCGAATTCGCCGAAAAGGGCGAGAAGCTCACCGTTCAGCTGCGCCGCGACCTGCAGTGGATCATGCGCGATGGCAATCGCGCCAAGAACCACCTGCTGGAAGCCAACCTGCGACTGGTGGTTTCGCTGGCCAAGCGCTACACCGGCCGTGGCATGGCGTTCCTGGATCTCATCCAGGAGGGCAACCTGGGCCTGATCCGCGCGGTCGAGAAGTTCGACTACACCAAGGGCTACAAGTTCTCCACGTATGCCACCTGGTGGATCCGTCAGGCGATCACCCGCGCCATGGCCGATCAGGCCCGCACCATCCGTATCCCGGTGCATATGGTCGAGGTCATCAACAAGCTGGGCCGTATCCAGCGTGAGCTGCTGCAGGATCTGGGCCGTGAGCCCACTCCCGAAGAGCTCGCCAAGGAAATGGACATCACGCCCGAAAAGGTGCTGGAGATCCAGCAGTACGCGCGTGAACCCATCTCCCTCGATCAGACGATCGGCGACGAAGGCGACAGCCAGCTCGGCGATTTCATCGAGGATTCCGAAGCCGTCGTCGCAGTAGACGCCGTCAGCTTCACCCTCCTCCAGGACCAGCTCCAGTCCGTCCTGGAAACCCTCTCCGAGCGCGAGGCAGGTGTAGTCCGGCTCCGCTTCGGCCTCACCGACGGCCAGCCCCGCACCCTGGACGAGATCGGCCAGGTCTACGGCGTCACGCGCGAGCGCATCCGCCAGATCGAATCGAAGACCATGAGCAAACTGCGCCACCCCAGCCGCTCCCAGGTATTGCGCGACTACCTGGACTAG
- the ppgK gene encoding polyphosphate--glucose phosphotransferase: MSARGHGFGIDIGGSGVKGAAVDLATGELIQERIKVATPHPATPSAVAETVAKVVAQSGWDGPVGITMPSVIIGGVVRTAANIDKSWIGTDARALFAQALGGREVTVLNDADAAGMAEDRYGAAKDLDGLVMLLTFGTGIGSAVMYNGVLMPNSELGHIEVGGQEAEHRAAASIKDRDGLTYAQWAAEVSKVLVTLENLFWPNVFVAGGGISRDYAEWIPLLTNRTPVVAADLKNTAGIVGAAMAVSAGIAP, translated from the coding sequence ATGTCCGCTCGGGGGCACGGGTTCGGGATCGACATCGGCGGTAGCGGTGTCAAGGGCGCTGCGGTCGATCTGGCCACCGGGGAGCTGATCCAGGAGCGCATCAAGGTGGCGACGCCGCATCCGGCCACGCCGAGCGCGGTCGCGGAGACCGTCGCGAAGGTGGTCGCGCAATCGGGTTGGGACGGTCCGGTCGGCATCACCATGCCGAGCGTGATCATCGGCGGTGTCGTGCGCACCGCGGCCAATATCGACAAGTCCTGGATCGGCACCGACGCGCGGGCGCTTTTCGCGCAGGCGCTCGGCGGCCGCGAGGTGACGGTGCTCAACGATGCGGACGCCGCGGGCATGGCCGAGGACCGCTACGGCGCAGCAAAGGATCTCGACGGTCTGGTAATGCTGCTCACCTTCGGCACGGGCATCGGATCGGCCGTGATGTACAACGGCGTGCTCATGCCCAACAGCGAACTCGGGCATATCGAGGTGGGTGGTCAGGAGGCCGAGCACCGGGCCGCCGCATCGATCAAGGATCGCGACGGACTGACCTACGCGCAATGGGCCGCCGAAGTCAGTAAGGTGCTGGTCACGCTGGAAAACCTGTTCTGGCCGAACGTGTTCGTGGCGGGTGGCGGCATCAGTCGCGACTACGCTGAATGGATTCCGTTGCTGACCAACCGAACCCCCGTCGTCGCGGCCGATTTGAAGAACACCGCGGGCATCGTGGGAGCGGCAATGGCCGTGTCTGCCGGTATCGCGCCATAA
- a CDS encoding inositol monophosphatase family protein: MVLVPESDFTSTASNTTLTSDETDIAELRRVAVHLAETAAAHVRARRPEVFGPGAVADDAVQSKSTPTDPVTIVDTETEALVRTLVAELRPGDLVLGEEDGGTLADDPDAVQWVVDPIDGTVNFVYGIPAYSVSVAAVRGGRSVAGAVADVVAGATYSAGLGLGAHRTPLGGEPIPLRCNPVESVSMALIATGFAYAPKRRARQGELIAELLPQIRDIRRLGSAALDLCMVAEGRVDAHYEHGLNLWDWAAGALIAAEAGARLTLPAPTASGSAGELVVAAAPGIADELSGLLERIGVTTPIPE; the protein is encoded by the coding sequence ATGGTCCTCGTGCCGGAATCCGATTTCACCTCCACCGCATCGAACACCACCCTGACCTCCGACGAGACCGACATCGCCGAACTGCGCCGTGTGGCGGTGCATCTGGCCGAAACCGCCGCCGCTCACGTGCGGGCGCGCCGCCCCGAGGTTTTCGGGCCGGGCGCCGTGGCGGACGACGCCGTGCAGTCCAAGAGCACCCCCACCGACCCCGTGACCATCGTCGATACCGAAACCGAGGCGCTGGTCCGCACGCTGGTCGCCGAACTGCGCCCGGGCGATCTCGTCCTCGGCGAGGAGGACGGCGGCACCCTCGCCGATGATCCGGACGCCGTGCAGTGGGTCGTCGATCCGATCGACGGCACGGTCAATTTCGTCTACGGCATCCCCGCCTACTCGGTCTCGGTGGCGGCCGTGCGCGGCGGGCGATCGGTCGCCGGCGCCGTGGCCGACGTGGTGGCCGGGGCCACCTACAGCGCCGGTCTGGGCCTGGGCGCGCACCGGACTCCGCTCGGCGGCGAACCGATTCCGCTGCGCTGCAATCCGGTCGAGTCGGTCTCGATGGCCTTGATCGCCACCGGTTTCGCCTACGCCCCCAAACGCCGTGCCCGGCAGGGCGAACTGATCGCGGAACTGTTGCCGCAGATTCGCGATATCCGCCGCCTCGGCTCGGCCGCGCTCGATCTGTGCATGGTCGCCGAGGGCCGCGTGGACGCCCACTACGAGCACGGACTGAACCTGTGGGATTGGGCCGCGGGCGCGCTCATCGCCGCCGAGGCGGGCGCGCGGCTGACCCTGCCGGCGCCGACGGCGTCCGGTTCGGCGGGCGAATTGGTGGTTGCCGCCGCGCCCGGAATCGCCGACGAACTGAGCGGTCTACTCGAGCGAATCGGTGTCACCACCCCTATCCCGGAGTGA
- the cei gene encoding envelope integrity protein Cei, translated as MVSLITQGRPTDPKGRPFIRRRWEPWAAMVAVIAVICVGVWFRALTTTEADPGAMACNSPSPASSTSAPAPAPLGQRVSPSRLRDVEPVPLAQAKVRVFNANGQRGQAAHVASELGDLGFASAPDVQVGNDPVYVNGDLECTGQIRFGVNGRPAAAAAQLVTPCAELIEDQRTDDTVDMVLGSLFRDIQLGTDAEEVLKSLKNPAPGSAPAIDPKLLDAARHAKC; from the coding sequence GTGGTTTCACTGATCACCCAAGGCAGACCGACCGACCCCAAGGGGCGGCCCTTCATTCGGCGACGCTGGGAGCCGTGGGCAGCCATGGTGGCCGTCATCGCCGTGATCTGCGTCGGTGTGTGGTTTCGCGCACTGACGACGACGGAGGCCGATCCCGGTGCCATGGCGTGCAATTCGCCCAGTCCCGCCTCCAGCACCTCGGCGCCCGCGCCGGCGCCGCTGGGGCAGCGCGTATCACCCTCCAGACTGCGCGACGTCGAACCAGTACCGCTGGCGCAGGCAAAAGTGCGCGTGTTCAATGCCAACGGCCAGCGCGGGCAGGCAGCGCACGTCGCCTCCGAACTGGGCGATCTCGGCTTCGCCAGCGCACCGGATGTTCAGGTGGGCAATGACCCGGTCTACGTCAACGGCGATCTGGAGTGCACCGGCCAGATCCGCTTCGGCGTGAACGGGCGGCCCGCCGCGGCGGCCGCACAGCTGGTGACGCCGTGCGCCGAACTCATCGAGGATCAGCGCACCGACGACACCGTGGATATGGTGCTCGGCTCGCTGTTCCGCGATATCCAGCTCGGGACCGATGCAGAGGAGGTGCTCAAGTCGCTGAAGAATCCGGCGCCGGGCAGCGCACCGGCCATCGATCCGAAGTTGCTGGACGCGGCCCGGCACGCGAAGTGCTGA
- a CDS encoding DUF4193 domain-containing protein, whose product MATDYDAPRRSETDEVSEDSLEELKARRNEAASAVVDIDESDTAESFELPGADLSEEVLSVRVIPKQADEFTCSSCFLVHHRSRLASEASGQLICMDCAA is encoded by the coding sequence ATGGCAACCGACTATGACGCACCACGGCGCAGTGAAACCGACGAAGTGTCGGAGGACTCGCTCGAGGAGCTGAAGGCTCGTCGCAACGAAGCCGCGTCCGCCGTCGTGGATATCGACGAATCCGATACCGCGGAGTCGTTCGAGCTTCCGGGCGCGGATCTTTCGGAGGAGGTGCTCTCGGTTCGGGTCATCCCGAAGCAGGCCGACGAGTTCACCTGCTCCAGCTGCTTCCTGGTGCACCACCGCAGCCGGCTCGCCAGCGAAGCTAGCGGGCAGCTGATTTGTATGGACTGCGCGGCCTGA
- a CDS encoding DUF3093 domain-containing protein: MEPQQQTTPLYSERLWVPLWWWPVGLAVTGLLAAEIHMGAPGVRAWLPYVLLFPIPVWVLLWMSRHRVEVARDADGTPELRIDTAHLPATFVARAAGVPTSAKSAALGRQLDPAAYVQHRAWVGPMLLLVLDDPDDPTPYWLVSTRRPDRILEALGVKNAGQPRN, from the coding sequence ATGGAACCTCAGCAGCAGACCACGCCCCTCTACTCCGAGCGCCTCTGGGTGCCACTGTGGTGGTGGCCCGTAGGTTTGGCAGTCACCGGACTGCTGGCAGCCGAAATCCACATGGGCGCACCGGGTGTGCGGGCCTGGCTGCCCTACGTCCTGCTGTTCCCGATTCCCGTGTGGGTGCTGCTGTGGATGTCGCGGCATCGGGTGGAGGTGGCCCGCGACGCGGACGGCACGCCGGAACTGCGCATCGATACCGCGCATCTGCCCGCCACCTTCGTGGCGCGTGCCGCGGGTGTGCCCACCAGCGCGAAAAGCGCGGCGCTGGGCCGACAGCTCGACCCCGCCGCGTACGTTCAGCATCGGGCCTGGGTCGGTCCGATGTTGTTGCTCGTGCTCGACGATCCGGACGACCCGACACCGTACTGGTTGGTCAGTACGCGTCGGCCCGATCGAATCCTGGAAGCGCTCGGCGTCAAAAACGCTGGTCAGCCACGTAACTGA
- the dut gene encoding dUTP diphosphatase, giving the protein MTGIPPIPLLRLDPAMPVPTRAHEGDAGVDLCTTEDVIIEPGERVLVGTGIAVALPIGTVGLIHPRSGLAAKTGLSVVNTPGTVDAGYRGEIKVCLINHDLRTPIELRRGDRIAQLLVQRVELVDFVEVDDLDETQRGAGGYGSSGGHASLVAGKEA; this is encoded by the coding sequence GTGACCGGTATTCCTCCAATTCCCCTGCTGCGGCTCGATCCCGCGATGCCTGTACCCACGCGCGCCCACGAGGGCGACGCCGGGGTGGATCTGTGTACCACCGAGGACGTCATCATCGAACCGGGGGAGCGGGTGCTGGTTGGTACCGGCATCGCGGTAGCCCTCCCGATCGGAACGGTCGGTCTCATCCACCCCAGGTCCGGCCTGGCCGCGAAGACCGGCCTGTCCGTCGTCAACACCCCCGGCACGGTTGATGCCGGCTATCGGGGCGAGATCAAGGTGTGCCTGATCAATCATGATCTGCGCACTCCCATCGAGCTCCGCCGCGGTGACCGCATCGCCCAGCTGCTGGTGCAGCGGGTGGAGCTGGTCGACTTCGTCGAGGTGGACGATCTCGACGAAACCCAGCGTGGCGCTGGAGGATACGGATCCAGTGGTGGGCACGCCAGCCTGGTGGCCGGCAAGGAGGCATGA